The DNA sequence TCATCAAGAAGGCCCCGGATGCACTGGTGCCGACCGACCCGGTGACCGTGCTCGCCGTCCAGCAGCCGGAGGTGGCGGACGTGCTCCTGCGCGCCGCGGTCGCGGCCGACAACTTCGTGGCCCGTGAGGGCTCGGAGTTCGCGGTACTCGAACGCCGGACCGCGGTGGGCGGACAGATGCTCACGCTTCAGGGCCTGGGCGGCGAATACTCCGAACTGTTCCTGCCTCTGCACGGAGCGCATCAGGCGTCGAACGCGGCGCTCGCACTCGCGGCGGTCGAGGCCTTCTTCGGCGCCGGTGCGGACCGGCAGCTCGACATCGAGGCGGTGCGCGCCGGCTTTGCCGCAGTCACCAGTCCCGGACGGTTGGAGCGGGTGCGTTCGGCGCCGACTGTCTTCCTCGACGCGGCGCACAACCCGCACGGTGCCGCCGCGCTCGCGGCCGCGCTGGACGAGGAATTCGACTTCCGGCGGCTGATCGGCGTCATCAGTGTGATGGCCGACAAGGACGTCGCAGGACTACTCGCCGCGTTCGAGCCCGTGTTCGACGCCATCGTGCTCACCCACAACGGATCCCCGCGGGCGATGGACCCGGAACAACTGGCCGACGTGGCCATCACGATCTTCGGCGAGGATCGGGTCCAGGTTCGCGGCTTCCTGCCCGATGCGGTCGAGACCGCCATCGAACTGGCCGAGGAGAACCTCGACGAGGCCGAGGGCATGTCGGGGACCGGCGTGGTGATCACCGGCTCGGTGGTGACTGCGGGCGCTGCTCGCACCCTCTTCGGCAAGGATCCGGCATGAGCCCTCAAAACCCTGACCCACCAGCGCGATTCACGCCGCCGACGGTCGATCCTTGGCGTGGTCTACGGGGTGTGATGGCCGGAACGCTCATCCTGGAAGCGATAGTGGTGATGCTCGCCTTTCCGATCGTCGTCCGGGTCGGCGGCGGACTGACGGCATGGTCGGCCGTGTATCTCGGTGTTCTGACGCTCGCTCTCATCCTGGGTTCCGGGCTGCAGGGCAGAAGCTGGGCGCTTCCGTATGACCTTGCGCTGCAAGTGATCACCGTGGCCGGGTGGATCGTCCACTGGTCCATCGGGGCGGTCGGCGTGGTGTTCCTGCTGGTGTGGTTGTACATCGCATACATCAAGCGGGACGTTCGTCTTCGAATGGAACGCGGCTTGCTGAACGGGCAAGAGCCGATCACCGACTGACGCAGGTCAAATCGTGTTGTCCGGTAACGATTTTTGTTGTTGCCGGAACGTGACCTGAAAACTCGCATTTCGGGTTCCGTGGAGCCATCGACGCTGACAAGATCGCACACACACGTAACCGTCGAAAGGCCCATCTTTTATGTCTCGTCTCGCATCCGTTCCTGCCGTACTCGCAGCCGGCGCCGCCTGCATCGTCGCGGGGACTGCACTCGGTGCGGGCTCGGCATCGGCTGTCGCGGGCCCACCCATGCCGGTGGGTGGCAGTCAGTTCAGTTACACCGCCACCCATGCTCTGACTCAGCGAGCCGCAGACATGGACCTGCCGGAGTTCGTGGCGTCGCTCCCGGTGCCCGCCGAGTACAAGCCGGCGAACCTGGCACTGGCCGCGCGTTTCGACGTCGCGGTACAAGAGGCGCTTGCCTCGCCGGGCGGCTGCATCCAGGTGGTCATCGATCCGGCGCCCACCACGGGTGGCGTGTTCAGCTACGGGTTCTTCGGAGTCGACGGCGCGTACTGCCAGCCGTAGGGCAGCGCCCCCGACCGGCGGGCTAGGCTGACCGGGTGACTGAACGGACTCTGGTACTCATCAAGCCCGACGGTGTGAAGCGCGGCCTGGTCGGCGACATCATCGGCCGCATCGAGCGCAAGGGCTTGACCCTGGTGGCTCTGGAACTCAAGACCGTCAGCGACGACGTCGCTGCGGGACACTACGCGGAGCACGAGGGCAAGCCCTTCTATCCTTCGCTGCTCGAATTCATCACGTCGGGCCCCCTGGTCGCGGCGGTGCTCGAGGGCCCGCGCGCCGTGGCCGCCTTCCGGCAGATCGCCGGCGGAACCGATCCGGTGGAGAAAGCCGTACCCGGGACGATCCGCGGGGACTACGCGCTGAGCACCCAGTTCAATCTTGTCCACGGGTCGGACTCGCCCGATTCGGCCGAGCGCGAAATCGGTCTCTGGTTCCCTGACCTCGGCTGATCGGACTCGCTGTCGGCCTGTGTGCCGGCGATGTCGGAGGTCTGGACCGCCGGGCCTCAGTTGTGTGGGATACTGACAGAGGTTGTCGAGCCCTCGCGGGCGTCGACTGCCAGATGATCAGTTCGGGTGCTCGGTCCCCACTCATGTGGTTCTCACGTGGCGTGGTGTGGACATCGTGGCGCTCGACATCAGTCAGTCATCACGCCAGGCATCGCCGGTGAACGCGGGGTCATCCCCGCCGACATAGGGCGAAGCGAGACCTACAATCCCGGCGCAGTCCGGGTAAATAGCACAGCCCTCGCGTGGCCGCGTTTATCCGCGCCCGGGGGCTTGAGGAGAATACGTGGCCGACACGCAGTCGCCGGACGAACTGAACAGCACAGGTTCGGCGCAAGAATTCCCGCACAAACTACGAGTGCACGCGCTGGCCAGGATTCTTGGCCTCAGTAGCCGCGAGGTGCTCGCGCACCTCGCCGAGCTGGGCATCGCGGCTCGCAGCCCACAGTCGAGCATCGTGCGCAGCACCGCCATCGCGGTACGCGACCGGATCAATCCGCCGCCCGCCGACGAGTCGGTGGAGGGCGACGATGCCATCACCGCCGGTGCCGACGCCCCGCCGGCGGACCCCCAGCCGGCCGACCTGCCGGTCGAAGGCGAGCAGTCGGCGGAGGTGTCGACTGCGCCTGTCGCCGAGCCGGCATCAGAGAATGTCTCCACACCCGAGGATGCCGAGGTCGCTGCGGCGGCAACTGCACCCAGTGAGGACGCTCCGGCCGAGGCCGAGCCCGCTGACAAGGCGCCGGAGTCCGCACCACGCGAGCGGTCGATTCCCAGCCTCTTCTCCGCGGTGGAAGAGGAGCAGCCTCGGCACACGCCGACGACCTCTGCCGGGGCCGGGGCAGGATCGCCGCTCTTTCTGTCGGCAGATCAATCGGCTCCCATCCCGCAGAGCACCAAGGACTCGGTCGACGCGGACGCCGACACCGAAACCGAAACCGATACCGACGATTCGGACGACGAGAGCGAGTCGGGTTCGCGGAAACGGCGTCGCGGTCGTCGTGGTCGCGGTCGTGGACGCGGTGACCAGGCCGGCGGTGACTTCGGCGACGACGATTCGGATACGGACGCCACCGATTCGGCCGGAGAGTCGGCTCGGGAGACCCAGGACGGCGCCTCGGCAGACTCAGACGACGTCTCCGACACCGACGACACCTCCGGAACCGACGAAGCCGCGAAGCCCGAGACGAAATCGGGGAACAGGCGAAAGCGGAGTAGGCCGAAGAAAGCCCGGCCCGACTCCGAAGGCGACAACGAGCAGGGCCCAGACGGCTCGCCGGCCGATGCCCCCGCCGACGAGACGGCCGGTGGCGATGACGACGACTCCGACCAGTCGGCCGAATCGGACTCTTCGGACTCCGATGATCAGGACGACTCGGGCGACGGCGCCTCGGCAAATCGTAGGCGTCGTCGCAGGCGCCGCCGCAAAGGCGGAGAGGGCGACGAACCGCTGCCTGCCGACGACCCGCCCAACACGGTGGTGCACGAACGCGAGCCACGGAACAAGTCGCGTGGCCGCGATGAGGTGCAGGGCATCTCCGGGTCCACCCGTCTCGAGGCCAAGCGCCAGCGACGCCGTGATGGCCGCGACGCGGGACGGCGTCGTCCGCCCATCCTGAGTGAGTCGGAATTCCTGGCGCGCCGCGAAGCGGTCGACCGGGTGATGGTGGTGCGCGAACGCTCAGGTGTGGCCGCAACGGTCACTCACGGGGACACGCACTCAGACGGGAACGCCGAATCTTCGAACCAGCAGACTCGCGATTACACGCAGGTTGCGGTGCTGGAAGACGGCGTATTGGTCGAGCACTTCGTGACCACGTCCAACTCCTCGTCGATGGTGGGCAACATCTACCTCGGTCGGGTGCAGAACGTCCTGCCCGGCATGGAAGCTGCCTTCGTCGACATCGGACGGGGACGCAACGGCGTGCTCTACGCCGGTGAGGTGAACTGGGACGCAGCCGGTCTCGATGGCGGATCACGCAAGATCGAGCAGGCCCTGCGTCCCGGTGACCAGGTCTTGGTCCAGGTCAGCAAGGACCCCGTCGGGCACAAGGGTGCCCGTCTGACCACGCAGATCTCCCTGGCCGGCCGGTACCTGGTGTACGTGCCGGGCGGCGGTTCCACCGGGATCAGCCGCAAGCTTCCCGACACCGAGCGCAAACGCCTCAAGCAGATCCTCGGCAAGATCGTTCCCGACGACGCCGGTGTGATCATCCGCACCGCGTCCGAAGGTGTCTCCGCCGAAGAGCTGACGGCCGACATCGAACGTCTGCAACAGCAGTGGGAAACCATCAACGCAGCCACCTCGGCGGCCGGTAGCTCGAAATCCGGTGCGCCGCAGACGTTGTACGAAGAGCCGGACCTTCTCGTGAAGGTCGTCCGTGACCTCTTCAACGAAGACTTCAAGAAGCTCATCGTCGAGGGCAACGGTGCCTGGAACCAGGTGGAGAACTACGTCCGAGGCGTCGCACCCGACCTGCTCGACCGCACCGAGCGATTCGAGAAGGCCCACGCCGATGCGCCGGACGTGTTCGACGTGCACCGGATCGACGAGCAGTTGGCAAAGGCATTGGACCGCAAGGTGTGGTTGCCCTCCGGGGGAACACTGATCATCGAGCACACCGAGGCGATGACCGTCGTCGACGTGAACACCGGCAAGTTCACCGGCTCGGGCGGAAACCTCGAAGAGACGGTGACCCGCAACAACCTCGAGGCTGCCGAAGAGATCGTCCGGCAGATGAGGTTGCGCGACATCGGCGGCATGATCATCGTCGACTTCATCGACATGGTCCTCGAGTCGAATCGCGACCTGGTCCTGCGCAGGCTCACCGAGGCATTGGGCCGCGATCGCACCCGCCATCAGGTGTCGGAGGTGACGTCTCTCGGCTTGGTGCAGATGACGCGAAAGCGCCTCGGAACCGGTTTGCTCGAAGCATTCTCGACCACCTGCACCTGCTGTAACGGGCGCGGCATCGTCGTGCACGCCAACCCGGTCGAGATCTCGTCCGGCGATGATCAGGCAGGTCGCGGCGACAACACCAAGAGGGCGCGGCGCAACCGTCGCAGTGGCAAAGCGGATCAGCCTGCAGCTGTCGAGAGCAAACCGGCTGCCCACAGTCCCGCCGAGCACCCGATGTTCCGCGCGATGGCCAGCCACACGCCCGATTCCGAGACACCCCAAACCGAGACCGACTTCGAGGTCACGGAGACGGGTTCGGAGCAGTCCGGCAACGCGGCTGCCCGCGACGTGACCGACACCGAGGACACCACGTCCACGATGTCCGCGTCTGTGGCTGTCGAGGACACGGCTGCAGGGTCGTCGAAGGTTCACGGTGACCCCGCTCCGGCCATCACGTCATCGGGCGAAGACCGGGCGGCGTCGGTTGCCCCCAAGAAATCCGAGAAGTCCGAAAAATCCGAGAAATCTCGGCAGCCCGAGAAGTCCGGCACATCCGATACCGCGAGCCCTGTGGACGAAACGGCACAGAGCCCGGCGACCCCGGCGGGCGATACTCAGCAGAGCACCGCTGACGAACCCGGACAAACGCCGCAGAGTGCCCCGCCGAAACGGCGACGCGCAGTGCGGCGCAAGCCGGCGGCTCCCACCACGGCGACCGATCCCGCTGTCATCGCCGAGGTCATCGCCTCACCGGTGACCACCTCGGGGCCGGTCGGGACCTCCACGTCCACCGAGCCGGCTGTGGCGGTACGGCGCACGCCACGACGGCGCGCAGCCGGGCGACCTGCAGGTCCGCCGGTGGAGGAGTGAGGATTGCTGGTCGTACCAGGTCAGTTTGACCCGGCCCGCCACACTCCCGTAGCCTGGATCAGTCGCCATTCGGCGGACGGATTGCGCTGTGCTCGGAAAGACGGCGCCCGGCCGGATCGGCAACGGGCAAGAGCCCGAACAACACACGACAGACAGTAAGAGGTAGCTCTCCGATGGCAACGTACGCGATCGTCAAGACCGGCGGTAAGCAGTACAAGGTCGCTGAAGGCGATCTGGTGAAGGTCGAGAAGATCGACAGTGAACTCGGCGCGACCGTCTCACTTCCGGTGACGCTTGTCGTCGACGGTGCCGATCTGACCACGGACGCCGACAAGTTGGCGAAGATCTCGGTGACCGGTGAGGTCGTCGAGCACGTCAAGGGTCCGAAGATCCGCATCCACAAGTTCAAGAACAAGACCGGCTACCACAAGCGTCAGGGTCACCGTCAGAAGTTGACGGTCCTCAAGGTCACCGGCATCAAGTAAGCACGCCCCCACACTTTTCAGGAGAACTGTCATGGCACATAAGAAGGGTGCATCCAGCTCGCGCAACGGGCGCGACTCGAATGCTCAGCGGCTCGGTGTGAAGCGCTTCGGCGGCCAGCAGGTGAGCGCCGGTGAGATCCTGGTCCGCCAGCGCGGCACACACTTTCACCCCGGCGTGAATGTCGGACGTGGCGGCGACGACACGCTGTTCGCCCTGGCCCCCGGTGCTGTGGAGTTCGGCAGCAAGCGTGGCCGCAAGACCGTGAACATCGTTCCGGAGCCTGCGCAGGCCTGATCCGGCGCAATGCAATCCAGCTCCTAAGGGGCGGGCAGGATCACCAGATCCCGCCCGCCCCTTAGAAAATCCCAAACTCTCTCACAGGTGGTTCCATGTCCAGATTTGTTGACCGCGTGACGATTCACGCAACGGCGGGCAACGGTGGTCATGGCTGCTCATCGGTGCACCGCGAGAAGTTCAAACCCCTCGGTGGACCCGACGGCGGCAACGGTGGCAACGGTGGCGATGTCACCCTCGTGGTCGACCCGCAGGTTCACACCCTGCTCGACTTCCACTTCCATCCGCACGCGAAGGCCGGTAACGGCCGGCCCGGTGCGGGTGCCAACCGTGACGGCGCAAATGGGGAACCACTGGTTCTCCCTGTCCCTGACGGCACCATGGTGCTCGACCGCGACGGTCGGCTCCTGGCCGACATGGTCGGTGCGGGAACCACTTTCGCTGCGGCGTCCGGTGGACGTGGTGGTCTCGGTAACGCCTCGCTGGCGTCCAAGGCGCGTAAGGCGCCGGGCTTCGCTCTGCTGGGGGAGGAAGGCGAGGTCCGCGAACTCGTCCTCGAACTCAAATCCGTCGCCGATGTCGGCCTCGTGGGTTTTCCGTCGGCAGGCAAATCGTCTCTCGTCTCGGTGCTCTCGGCGGCCAAGCCGAAGATCGCCGACTATCCTTTCACCACGCTTCAGCCGAATCTCGGTGTGGTGAACAGCGGTTCAGATGTCTTCACCGTTGCGGACGTTCCTGGGCTGATCCCGGGAGCGTCTGCCGGCCGCGGTCTGGGGTTGGAGTTCCTCCGTCATCTCGAACGCTGTGCGGTGCTGGCGCACGTGGTCGACTGCGCGACTCTCGAGCCCGGCCGCGACCCGGTGTCGGACATCGACGCGCTGGAGGCCGAGTTGGCCGCGTATCAGCCCGCTCTGCAGGCAGATACCGGTCTCGGACATCTCGCCGATCGGCCTCGCGTGGTCATCCTGAACAAGACCGACGTGCCCGATGCGGCCGAACTGGCCGAGATGGTCACCCCGGAACTGCAAGAACGGGGCTGGCCCGTCTACGCGATCTCTGCCGTCTCCCACAAGGGCCTCAAGGAACTCACCTACGCGTTGGCCGACATGGTGCGCCAGTACCGCATCGACCATCCGAAACCGGTTGCCAGGCGCCCGGTGATCCGCCCGATCCCCACCGACGACAACGGTTTCTCGGTGATCGCCGATCCCGATCAGCCCGGTGGTTTCATCGTGCGCGGTACGCGGCCGGAGCGCTGGATCAAGCAGACGCAGTTCGAGAACGACGAAGCCGTCGGATATCTCGCCGACCGACTCAACCGGCTCGGTGTCGAGGCGGAACTGGTCAAGCAAGGCGCCGAGCCCGGCTGCCCGGTCACCATCGGAGATGTGTCCTTCGAGTGGGAACCGCAGACGCCTGTCGCGGAGGACTTCCCCATGAGCGGTCGCGGTACCGATATCCGTCTGGATCGGCCGGAGCGTGTCGGTGCCTCCGAGCGCAAGATCGCACGACGGCTGCGGCGCGGCCTCGATGTGGATGCCGAGGATCCGGACGAACGTGGCTAGTGTTACCCGGCAACGGATTTCGGGAGCTCGTAGCGTTGTGGTCAAGATCGGCTCCTCGGCTCTGACCGAGTTGGCGACCGGCCTGGACTCGGGCCGTCTAGACGCCTTGGCCGATGCGATCGAGGCGCGGATGCAGGCCGGATCGGACGTCATCGTGGTGTCGTCCGGCGCAATCGGAGCAGGTATCGCGCCGTTGGGTCTCAAGAGCCGGCCGAAGGATCTGGCCACCAAGCAGGCAGCGGCCAGCGTCGGTCAGCTGGCCCTCGCGCACGCGTGGAACACGTCGTTCGCCCGATACGGTCGCACCGTTGGGCAAGTTCTGCTGACGGCCCATGACATCTCGCTGCGTGCACACCACGCCAATGCGCAGCGCACCCTCGATCGATTGCGGTCTCTCGGCGCGGTCGCGATCGTCAACGAGAACGACACCGTGGCAACCAACGAGATTCGCTTCGGCGACAACGATCGGCTGGCGGCTCTGGTCGCCCACCTCGCGGGCGCTGATGCGCTGGTCCTTCTGTCCGATGTCGACGGTCTCTACGACGGGGATCCCCGCAAGGGCAACGCCTCCATGATCTCTGAGGTCGACGGCCCCGAAGACCTCGACGGTGTCATCGCCGGCACCGGTGGCGCCCTGGGAACCGGCGGCATGGCATCGAAGTTGTCGGCTGCCCGCCTCGCCGCGGATGCCGGGTTGCCGGTGCTGCTGGCAGCGGCGGCCGATGCGGCCGCAGCGCTGACCGATGCCTCGGTCGGCACTGCGTTCGCGCCTCGACCGCAACGACTTTCGGCGCGCAAATTCTGGGTGCGGCACGCCGCAGAAGCCAGTGGACGTCTGGTGCTCGATGATGGGGCGGTGCAGGCCGTTGCCACCGCGCGCCGTTCACTGCTGTCGGCCGGTATCACCGCGGTGTCCGGCCGGTTCTACGGTGGCGACGTGGTCGATCTGACGGATCAGGCCGGCCACACGATGGCCAGGGGGTCGTGGCGTACGACGCCACCGAGGTGGCCCAGATGGTGGGCAAGTCGAAGGCCGATCTGCCCCCTGATCTACGACGGCCGGTTGTTCATGCCGACGATCTCGTCGCGGTCTGACTCCAGCCACCCGGTCAGCACCTCCGAGCACGAACCGTCGATCTTCATGGTCGCGCACTCGTCGCCGCGAGTGTGTCCCCGGTTGACGATGGCGATCGGTTTGCCGGTACGCCTGGCGTGCCGGACAAATCTCAGCCCACTCATCACCGTCAGGGATGACCCCAGGACGAGTACCGCATCGGCTTCATCGACCATCGAATAACCTTGCTGTACCACAGATTTCGGGACGCTTTCGCCGAAGTAGACGATGTCTGGTTTGAGAATGCCGCCGCAGTCCGGGCAGTCGAGCATCGCGAAGTCGGTGGTGTCTTCCACAACCACATCGGCGTCGGGGGCCACCTCGATGGCGCCGCGACCACGAATCCTGGTGACGAACTCGGCGTTTGCCGGCTCCAGGAGTTCGGCAAGTCGGTGCCGAGAGACGCGGTGGTCGCAGTCGAGGCAACGGACGCGCCCGTAGCTGCCGTGTAGTTCGAGCACTGCGCGGTTACCGGCCTTGAGGTGGAGCATGTCGACGTTCTGCGTGATCACGCCGCTCACCCTGCCCCGGCGTTCCAGGGCGGCGAGGGCTCGGTGGCCCGCGTTGGGAACTGCCGCGTCCATATGACGCCAACCGAGGTGATTGCGTGCCCAGTAGTGACGGCGGAAGTCGCTCGAACTCAGGAACATCTCGATGGTCATCGGTGTCCGCGGGGGAGTTCCGGGGCTGCGGTAGTCCGGTATACCCGAATCGGTCGACATCCCGGCCCCGGTCAGCGCGAGCACACGACGCCCGTTGAGCAGCTGTGCCAGCTCGTCGATCCGATGGGGTAGATCGGGGTCCGGTGCGGTGGGCTGGGCCGGTGTCCAGCGAATGGGGCGGGTTCGCACCTCGTCCAGAATACCCCGACTGCGACAATGTCCAGGCGACGAAAACTCGGCACCCCCGTCGGGGTGCCGAGTTTCTTGCTGGTTCGCCTTGGTGACGGTCGGAGGGCCCGGGCATCTGACGCAATCGCACAAGCGCCAGCCCAACGCTACCCAGCGAAGCCCGGGTTCAGGGCCCGCCATCCGGCGAACCGGTCAGGTGCCGACGGTGACCAGCGGGTAGACGCCGTTCTCGTCGTGGGTTTCGGTTCCGACCACCGGCGGATTGAACACACAAAGCATGCGCAGCTCGGTGTCAGCGGTGACCGTATGCCGTTCGTGCCCGTTGAGGAGATACATCGTGCCCGGCCCGAGCGAGTACACCTCGCCGGTCTCGCGATCGGTGAGGGTCCCGGTGCCCTCCACCAGCCACACTGCTTCGACATGGTTGGCGTAGTGGAACTCGTTGACCGAACCTGCCTTGATGGTCGTCTCGTGGAAGGAGAACCCCACTTTGTCGCCGCCGAGGACGATGCGCTTGGAACGCCAGTTGCCGTTCTCCGCCTCCACATCACGTTCGGTGCCGGTGATTTCCTTGGTGGTACGTACGATCACGTGTAGTCCTTTCGCGCTTGGGTTTTCGTCGAGTCGGTCTGGCTCAGGCGCTGAGCACCTCGGCCGTGGCCTGGCCGAGGATCGCCAGCCCCTGATCGAGCTCTTCGATGGTGATGGTCAGCGGCGGCAGCAACTTGACGACCTGGTCTGACGGGCCGGAGGTCTCGACGAGCAGTCCGCGGTCGTACGCGAGTGCGCACACCTTGCCTGCCTTTTCGGCGTCGTCGAACACCAGTCCCTGGACCATGCCCCGACCACGGGTCGTGATGCCCTGGTGCGCGCTGCACAGCGAGATGAACGAGTCGCGGATCCGCTCACCCTTGGCGATGACCTCGTTCTCGAACGTGTCGTCCGACCAGTAGGTGTCGATCGCCTTCTTTGCGGTGACGAAGGCGGGGTTGTTGCCGCGGAAGGTGCCGTTGTGCTCGCCCGGTGCCCACACGTCGAGGTGCGGCTTGAACAGCGTCAGCGCCATTGGCATGCCGTAGCCGCTGATCGACTTCGACATGGTGACGATGTCGGGCTCGATGCCGGCGATCTCGAACGAGAAGAACGGGCCCGTGCGGCCGCAGCCCATCTGGACGTCGTCGACGATCAAGAGGATCTCGCGCCGCTTGCAGAGGTCGGCGAGGGCCTTGAGCCATTCCGGCCGGGCCACGTTGACGCCGCCTTCGCCCTGGACGGTCTCCACGATCACGGCTGCCGGACGATTGAGTCCACTGCCCGAGTCATCGAGGACGCGCTCGAACCAGCTGAAGTCCTCCACGACACCGTCGAAGTAGTTGTCGAACGGCATGGGCGTCGCGTGCACCAAGGGGATGCCTGCGCCCGCGCGCTTCATCGAGTTGCCGGTGACCGAGAGTGCTCCCAGGGTCATACCGTGAAATGCATTGGTGAAGTTGATGATCGAGGTACGACCGGTGACCTTGCGGGCCAGCTTCAGAGCGCTCTCGACGGTGTTGGCGCCGGTGGGTCCGGGGAACTGGACCTTGTAGTCGAGTCCGCGCGGCAGCAGGATCTTGTCCTGGAATGCCTGTAGGAACTCGCCTTTCGCGACGGTGGACATGTCCAGACCGTGGGTGATGCCGTCGTTCTCGATGTAGTCGAGCAGAGCCGACTTGAGGATCGGGTTGTTGTGCCCGTAGTTCAATGCACCGGCGCCGGCGAAGAAGTCGAGGTATTGCTTTCCGTCGCGGTCGGTGAGCCATGCGCCCTTGGCCTTGGTGAAGATTGCCGGCCAGCCGCGGCTGTAACTACGAACCTCGGACTCGCGGGTCTCGAAGATGTTGCTGGAAAACGTTTCTTGGATGGATGCAGTCATGTCTGTCGTGTCCTCCGGGTGTGCCTGAAGCACGGTAGGGTGCGAAAAATACAGCTGTATTCCAACTGGTGAAGATGTGGCGGCCGGGGCGGTCCCGGCTCTGCCGTGAAGTGACCACGGGTAGCGGTGGTCGGATGCGGTATTACCAACCGCGGCAGGTCATTACGAGCGTCGCGGTGCGACGACGTACAGATCTTCTGGTTCGTGATCATCCGGGAAGTCGGCGGGGGAG is a window from the Williamsia sp. DF01-3 genome containing:
- a CDS encoding folylpolyglutamate synthase/dihydrofolate synthase family protein, yielding MTGPQVPTAEDLAELGEVEAQLDTRWPETKIEPSLARISALMDLLGSPQHGYPAIHVAGTNGKTSVTRMIDALLTALHRRTGRITSPHLQLATERISIDGEPISPRVYVDTYRELEPYIDMIDDRSLAADGPRMSKFEVLTAMAYTAFAEAPVDVAVVETGMGGRWDATNVINASVAVITPIAMDHSDYLGDTLTAIAGEKAGIIKKAPDALVPTDPVTVLAVQQPEVADVLLRAAVAADNFVAREGSEFAVLERRTAVGGQMLTLQGLGGEYSELFLPLHGAHQASNAALALAAVEAFFGAGADRQLDIEAVRAGFAAVTSPGRLERVRSAPTVFLDAAHNPHGAAALAAALDEEFDFRRLIGVISVMADKDVAGLLAAFEPVFDAIVLTHNGSPRAMDPEQLADVAITIFGEDRVQVRGFLPDAVETAIELAEENLDEAEGMSGTGVVITGSVVTAGAARTLFGKDPA
- a CDS encoding DUF4233 domain-containing protein; protein product: MSPQNPDPPARFTPPTVDPWRGLRGVMAGTLILEAIVVMLAFPIVVRVGGGLTAWSAVYLGVLTLALILGSGLQGRSWALPYDLALQVITVAGWIVHWSIGAVGVVFLLVWLYIAYIKRDVRLRMERGLLNGQEPITD
- the ndk gene encoding nucleoside-diphosphate kinase codes for the protein MTERTLVLIKPDGVKRGLVGDIIGRIERKGLTLVALELKTVSDDVAAGHYAEHEGKPFYPSLLEFITSGPLVAAVLEGPRAVAAFRQIAGGTDPVEKAVPGTIRGDYALSTQFNLVHGSDSPDSAEREIGLWFPDLG
- a CDS encoding Rne/Rng family ribonuclease, giving the protein MADTQSPDELNSTGSAQEFPHKLRVHALARILGLSSREVLAHLAELGIAARSPQSSIVRSTAIAVRDRINPPPADESVEGDDAITAGADAPPADPQPADLPVEGEQSAEVSTAPVAEPASENVSTPEDAEVAAAATAPSEDAPAEAEPADKAPESAPRERSIPSLFSAVEEEQPRHTPTTSAGAGAGSPLFLSADQSAPIPQSTKDSVDADADTETETDTDDSDDESESGSRKRRRGRRGRGRGRGDQAGGDFGDDDSDTDATDSAGESARETQDGASADSDDVSDTDDTSGTDEAAKPETKSGNRRKRSRPKKARPDSEGDNEQGPDGSPADAPADETAGGDDDDSDQSAESDSSDSDDQDDSGDGASANRRRRRRRRRKGGEGDEPLPADDPPNTVVHEREPRNKSRGRDEVQGISGSTRLEAKRQRRRDGRDAGRRRPPILSESEFLARREAVDRVMVVRERSGVAATVTHGDTHSDGNAESSNQQTRDYTQVAVLEDGVLVEHFVTTSNSSSMVGNIYLGRVQNVLPGMEAAFVDIGRGRNGVLYAGEVNWDAAGLDGGSRKIEQALRPGDQVLVQVSKDPVGHKGARLTTQISLAGRYLVYVPGGGSTGISRKLPDTERKRLKQILGKIVPDDAGVIIRTASEGVSAEELTADIERLQQQWETINAATSAAGSSKSGAPQTLYEEPDLLVKVVRDLFNEDFKKLIVEGNGAWNQVENYVRGVAPDLLDRTERFEKAHADAPDVFDVHRIDEQLAKALDRKVWLPSGGTLIIEHTEAMTVVDVNTGKFTGSGGNLEETVTRNNLEAAEEIVRQMRLRDIGGMIIVDFIDMVLESNRDLVLRRLTEALGRDRTRHQVSEVTSLGLVQMTRKRLGTGLLEAFSTTCTCCNGRGIVVHANPVEISSGDDQAGRGDNTKRARRNRRSGKADQPAAVESKPAAHSPAEHPMFRAMASHTPDSETPQTETDFEVTETGSEQSGNAAARDVTDTEDTTSTMSASVAVEDTAAGSSKVHGDPAPAITSSGEDRAASVAPKKSEKSEKSEKSRQPEKSGTSDTASPVDETAQSPATPAGDTQQSTADEPGQTPQSAPPKRRRAVRRKPAAPTTATDPAVIAEVIASPVTTSGPVGTSTSTEPAVAVRRTPRRRAAGRPAGPPVEE
- the rplU gene encoding 50S ribosomal protein L21 is translated as MATYAIVKTGGKQYKVAEGDLVKVEKIDSELGATVSLPVTLVVDGADLTTDADKLAKISVTGEVVEHVKGPKIRIHKFKNKTGYHKRQGHRQKLTVLKVTGIK
- the rpmA gene encoding 50S ribosomal protein L27, with product MAHKKGASSSRNGRDSNAQRLGVKRFGGQQVSAGEILVRQRGTHFHPGVNVGRGGDDTLFALAPGAVEFGSKRGRKTVNIVPEPAQA
- the obgE gene encoding GTPase ObgE, which produces MSRFVDRVTIHATAGNGGHGCSSVHREKFKPLGGPDGGNGGNGGDVTLVVDPQVHTLLDFHFHPHAKAGNGRPGAGANRDGANGEPLVLPVPDGTMVLDRDGRLLADMVGAGTTFAAASGGRGGLGNASLASKARKAPGFALLGEEGEVRELVLELKSVADVGLVGFPSAGKSSLVSVLSAAKPKIADYPFTTLQPNLGVVNSGSDVFTVADVPGLIPGASAGRGLGLEFLRHLERCAVLAHVVDCATLEPGRDPVSDIDALEAELAAYQPALQADTGLGHLADRPRVVILNKTDVPDAAELAEMVTPELQERGWPVYAISAVSHKGLKELTYALADMVRQYRIDHPKPVARRPVIRPIPTDDNGFSVIADPDQPGGFIVRGTRPERWIKQTQFENDEAVGYLADRLNRLGVEAELVKQGAEPGCPVTIGDVSFEWEPQTPVAEDFPMSGRGTDIRLDRPERVGASERKIARRLRRGLDVDAEDPDERG
- a CDS encoding Sir2 family NAD-dependent protein deacetylase, which codes for MRTRPIRWTPAQPTAPDPDLPHRIDELAQLLNGRRVLALTGAGMSTDSGIPDYRSPGTPPRTPMTIEMFLSSSDFRRHYWARNHLGWRHMDAAVPNAGHRALAALERRGRVSGVITQNVDMLHLKAGNRAVLELHGSYGRVRCLDCDHRVSRHRLAELLEPANAEFVTRIRGRGAIEVAPDADVVVEDTTDFAMLDCPDCGGILKPDIVYFGESVPKSVVQQGYSMVDEADAVLVLGSSLTVMSGLRFVRHARRTGKPIAIVNRGHTRGDECATMKIDGSCSEVLTGWLESDRDEIVGMNNRPS
- a CDS encoding ectoine synthase encodes the protein MIVRTTKEITGTERDVEAENGNWRSKRIVLGGDKVGFSFHETTIKAGSVNEFHYANHVEAVWLVEGTGTLTDRETGEVYSLGPGTMYLLNGHERHTVTADTELRMLCVFNPPVVGTETHDENGVYPLVTVGT